The proteins below are encoded in one region of Pseudonocardia sp. DSM 110487:
- a CDS encoding sensor histidine kinase translates to MGRAGGWSLARQLFALQAAIAGIVLIGLAMASYLQLRDAERMATAEEMLSIAHTMAASPEVLAALDDPDPSAVLQPLAERVRIDTATDFVVVMSPEGIRYTHPTRSEIGRRFVGTIGPAAAGDSQFTETYTGTLGPSVRAVVPVFDGGRVVALVSVGRSITAVARDLERQVPLVLGAVAVALLLAAAGSWLVSRWLRRSTHDLGPAELARMYEYYDAVLHAVREGLLLLDRDGRVQLVNDEARRLLALPADVNGSRVDEIGLPAPLGEALADGQPRDDEIHLTADRIVVVSQGAARWAGRYLGTVVTLRDHTELRQLVSELQTVRGFADSLHAQAHEAANQLHTVISLIELGRADEALEFATAELETAQHLTDAVVSGISVPEVAALVIGKAAAAGERGVELCLEEGTHVPAGLADPRDLVTIVGNLLDNAIDAAQDGPEPRWVRFGAGVDDDAVELRFSDSGPGIAPEDAERAFERGFSTKPHDGMGRGLGLALVRRAAQRHGGAVHLAGRAEFTVRLPLVRA, encoded by the coding sequence ATGGGGCGCGCAGGCGGGTGGAGCCTTGCCCGGCAGCTGTTCGCGCTGCAGGCCGCGATCGCGGGCATCGTGCTGATCGGGCTGGCGATGGCCAGCTACCTGCAGCTGCGGGACGCCGAGCGCATGGCCACCGCGGAGGAGATGCTCAGCATCGCCCACACCATGGCCGCATCCCCCGAGGTGCTGGCCGCGCTCGACGACCCCGACCCCAGTGCGGTGCTGCAGCCGCTCGCCGAGCGGGTGCGCATCGACACCGCAACGGACTTCGTCGTCGTGATGAGCCCCGAGGGGATCCGCTACACCCATCCCACCCGCAGCGAGATCGGTCGTAGGTTCGTCGGGACCATCGGGCCGGCGGCTGCGGGCGACAGCCAGTTCACCGAGACCTACACCGGCACGCTCGGCCCGTCCGTGCGCGCGGTCGTGCCGGTGTTCGACGGCGGGCGCGTGGTCGCACTCGTCTCGGTGGGCCGGTCGATCACGGCCGTCGCCCGCGACCTGGAACGGCAGGTGCCGCTCGTGCTCGGCGCCGTCGCGGTGGCGCTGCTGCTGGCTGCCGCCGGATCGTGGCTGGTGAGCCGATGGCTGCGCCGCTCCACCCACGACCTGGGCCCCGCCGAGCTGGCGCGCATGTACGAGTACTACGACGCCGTGTTGCACGCCGTACGTGAGGGGTTGCTGCTGCTCGACCGGGACGGCCGGGTGCAGCTGGTGAACGACGAGGCGCGCAGGCTGCTCGCGCTCCCGGCCGACGTCAACGGCAGCCGCGTGGACGAGATCGGGCTGCCCGCACCGCTCGGCGAGGCGCTCGCCGACGGGCAGCCGCGTGACGACGAGATCCACCTCACGGCCGATCGGATCGTGGTGGTGAGCCAGGGTGCCGCACGCTGGGCGGGCCGCTACCTCGGTACCGTTGTCACCCTTCGGGACCACACGGAGCTGCGGCAGCTGGTCAGCGAGCTGCAGACCGTGCGCGGGTTCGCCGACTCGCTGCACGCCCAGGCGCACGAGGCGGCCAACCAGCTGCACACCGTCATCTCGCTGATCGAGCTCGGGCGGGCCGACGAGGCGCTCGAGTTCGCCACGGCGGAGCTGGAGACCGCCCAGCACCTCACCGATGCCGTCGTCTCCGGGATCTCGGTGCCCGAGGTCGCCGCGCTCGTCATCGGGAAGGCGGCCGCAGCGGGCGAGCGGGGCGTCGAACTGTGCCTGGAGGAGGGCACGCACGTACCGGCGGGCCTTGCCGACCCACGCGACCTCGTCACCATCGTCGGGAACCTGCTCGACAACGCGATCGACGCCGCGCAGGACGGCCCGGAGCCGCGGTGGGTGCGGTTCGGGGCAGGCGTCGATGATGACGCCGTGGAGTTGAGGTTCAGCGACAGCGGCCCCGGGATCGCGCCGGAGGACGCCGAGCGGGCCTTCGAGCGGGGGTTCAGCACGAAGCCCCACGACGGCATGGGACGCGGCCTTGGCCTCGCGCTGGTGCGCAGGGCCGCCCAGCGCCACGGCGGAGCGGTCCACCTCGCGGGCAGGGCGGAGTTCACGGTGCGGCTGCCGCTGGTGCGGGCGTGA
- a CDS encoding 2-C-methyl-D-erythritol 4-phosphate cytidylyltransferase, producing MNVPSPGPAAAAIVLAGGSGTRLGAERNKVYLPLRGRPVLAWSLATFTAMPEVGVIVLVVREPDRPLADRILAEHTAGGVEIVIGGSTRQESELAGLRRLAARIDADEIDAVLVHDAARPLAGRELASSVLAAARDAGGAVPGLWRDDLAAAAPGGSGLAGPSPDALVAVQTPQAFRAAPLLAAYEEAASRGFVGTDTASCMERFAPDVPIRWVRGDERNIKITYAHDLLVAEHAAPQLMDPVPAPRGRW from the coding sequence GTGAATGTGCCATCGCCGGGTCCGGCAGCGGCCGCCATCGTGCTGGCAGGCGGCAGCGGCACACGTCTGGGCGCCGAGCGGAACAAGGTCTACCTACCGCTGCGCGGGCGGCCGGTGCTCGCGTGGTCGCTCGCGACGTTCACCGCCATGCCGGAGGTCGGCGTCATCGTGCTGGTGGTGCGCGAGCCGGACCGGCCACTCGCCGACCGGATACTGGCCGAGCACACCGCGGGTGGCGTCGAGATCGTCATCGGTGGGAGCACGCGTCAGGAGTCCGAACTGGCCGGGCTGCGGCGGCTCGCCGCGCGGATCGACGCGGACGAGATCGACGCCGTGCTCGTGCACGACGCCGCGCGCCCGCTCGCCGGGCGCGAGCTGGCGTCGTCCGTGCTGGCCGCGGCTCGGGACGCGGGTGGCGCGGTGCCCGGGCTGTGGCGCGATGATCTCGCGGCCGCCGCTCCCGGCGGTTCGGGGCTCGCGGGGCCGTCGCCCGACGCGCTCGTGGCGGTGCAGACGCCTCAGGCGTTCCGGGCCGCGCCGCTGCTCGCGGCGTACGAGGAGGCCGCGAGCCGGGGGTTCGTCGGCACCGACACCGCGTCCTGCATGGAGCGCTTCGCGCCTGACGTGCCGATCCGCTGGGTACGGGGTGACGAACGCAACATCAAGATCACGTATGCACACGACCTGCTCGTCGCCGAGCACGCGGCGCCGCAACTCATGGACCCAGTACCCGCGCCACGTGGGCGTTGGTGA
- a CDS encoding response regulator has product MIRTLVVEDDPVAAAAHVAYVERVRGFTVAASTASGADALRALATTAVDLVLLDVHLPDTSGLEVLRRMRAAGHTTDVIMVTRARDVAVVQAAVAFGATQYLVKPFTFSAVRRKLEGYLEYRERLGEGPVVAQDDVDDLFGRLRAPAEAGGLPKGVNRASLDAVRVALEAAGGCTAAEVADAIGASRVTARRYLEYLVETGLGERTARYGPTGRPQTEYRWRPRGASG; this is encoded by the coding sequence GTGATCCGCACGCTCGTCGTCGAGGACGACCCCGTGGCCGCGGCCGCCCACGTCGCGTACGTCGAGCGCGTGCGCGGCTTCACCGTCGCCGCGAGCACCGCCTCCGGCGCCGATGCGTTGCGCGCGCTGGCGACCACCGCCGTCGACCTCGTCCTGCTGGACGTCCACCTGCCCGACACGAGCGGGCTCGAAGTGCTGCGCCGGATGCGGGCCGCGGGCCACACCACGGACGTGATCATGGTGACGCGGGCCCGGGACGTCGCCGTGGTGCAGGCCGCCGTCGCGTTCGGCGCCACCCAGTACCTGGTGAAGCCGTTCACGTTCAGCGCCGTGCGCCGGAAGCTGGAGGGCTACCTCGAGTACCGCGAGCGGCTCGGCGAAGGCCCCGTGGTGGCCCAGGACGACGTCGACGATCTGTTCGGGCGCCTGCGCGCCCCTGCGGAGGCGGGCGGCCTGCCCAAGGGTGTGAACCGCGCGTCGCTCGACGCGGTCCGTGTCGCGCTCGAGGCCGCCGGAGGGTGCACCGCCGCCGAGGTGGCGGACGCCATCGGGGCGTCGCGTGTGACGGCCCGCCGGTACCTGGAGTACCTGGTGGAGACCGGCCTCGGTGAGCGAACCGCCCGCTACGGGCCCACCGGGCGGCCACAGACGGAGTACCGGTGGCGGCCCCGCGGGGCATCCGGCTGA
- a CDS encoding cation:dicarboxylate symporter family transporter: MTDTSAPPRRDRTHYLYIAVIVAVIAGVVVGLVAPTVGEALKPVGTAFVNLIKMMISPVIFCTIVLGIGSIRQAAKVGRVGGLALGYFIAMSTVALVIGLVVGNIVQPGTGLDIGGLEAYNAPEGESTSEFLMGIIPTTLFSPLVGDSVLSTLFVALLVGFGVQALGRSGEPILRGVKHIERLVFRVLAMIMWVAPIGAFGAIAAVVGSTGWSAVVALFQVMAAFYITCVLFVFVVLGTLLRFAAGINIFSLLRYLGREFLLIVSTSSSESALPRLIAKMEHAGISRPVVGITVPTGYSFNLDGTAIYLTMASLFIADALGRPMAISEQIGLLLFMIIASKGAAGVTGAGLATLAGGLASHRPDLVDGVGIIVGIDRFMSEARAVTNFAGNAVATVLIGHWVGEFDREKASRVLSGEDPFDEATMLDDEEPEPAVHGGAALSSS; the protein is encoded by the coding sequence GTGACAGACACCAGCGCACCACCCCGGCGGGATCGCACCCACTACCTGTACATCGCCGTGATCGTCGCCGTGATCGCGGGCGTCGTCGTCGGCCTGGTCGCCCCGACGGTCGGTGAGGCGCTCAAGCCGGTCGGTACCGCGTTCGTCAACCTGATCAAGATGATGATCTCGCCGGTCATCTTCTGCACGATCGTCCTCGGCATCGGGTCGATCCGGCAGGCGGCGAAGGTGGGCCGCGTCGGCGGGCTCGCGCTCGGGTACTTCATCGCGATGTCCACGGTCGCGCTGGTCATCGGGCTGGTCGTGGGCAACATCGTGCAGCCGGGCACCGGCCTGGACATCGGCGGCCTCGAGGCGTACAACGCGCCGGAGGGCGAGTCGACGTCCGAGTTCCTGATGGGGATCATCCCGACCACGCTGTTCTCTCCCCTTGTCGGCGACAGCGTGCTCTCCACCCTGTTCGTGGCGCTTCTGGTCGGGTTCGGGGTGCAGGCCCTCGGACGGTCCGGCGAGCCGATCCTGCGCGGCGTCAAGCACATCGAGCGCCTCGTCTTCCGGGTGCTCGCGATGATCATGTGGGTGGCTCCGATCGGCGCGTTCGGCGCCATCGCCGCCGTCGTGGGCTCGACCGGCTGGTCGGCGGTCGTCGCACTGTTCCAGGTGATGGCCGCGTTCTACATCACCTGCGTGCTCTTCGTCTTCGTCGTGCTGGGGACGCTCCTGCGGTTCGCCGCCGGCATCAACATCTTCTCGCTGCTGCGCTACCTCGGCCGCGAGTTCCTGCTGATCGTCTCGACCTCGTCGTCGGAGTCGGCGCTGCCGCGCCTGATCGCGAAGATGGAGCACGCGGGCATCTCGCGGCCGGTCGTCGGCATCACGGTGCCCACCGGCTACTCGTTCAACCTCGACGGCACCGCGATCTACCTGACGATGGCCTCGCTCTTCATCGCCGACGCCCTCGGCAGGCCGATGGCGATCAGCGAGCAGATCGGCCTCCTACTGTTCATGATCATCGCGTCGAAGGGCGCGGCGGGCGTCACCGGCGCCGGGCTCGCGACGCTGGCGGGCGGGCTCGCGTCGCACCGGCCTGACCTCGTCGACGGCGTCGGCATCATCGTCGGGATCGACCGCTTCATGTCCGAGGCCCGCGCGGTCACCAACTTCGCGGGCAACGCCGTCGCGACCGTCCTCATCGGGCACTGGGTCGGCGAGTTCGACCGTGAGAAGGCCAGCCGCGTGCTGAGCGGCGAGGACCCGTTCGACGAGGCCACGATGCTCGACGACGAGGAGCCGGAGCCTGCCGTTCACGGCGGCGCCGCCCTCAGCAGCTCGTAG
- a CDS encoding heparinase II/III family protein, which translates to MDRLPVPDVTDRAAWTVIDAGTRDGLLTAARTALAQPLPAMPASGWARAFRDGVRTEHEDAARALRHDVALQVVAAVLTGDVAAATDPPGAARHLDRVVDGLVALAETSTWCWAPHDRGAVARSEVLPDPDRPFLDLGAAEVASLVAWSDHVLGPHLDVRAPGLRRRLRREVEKRVLEPFERVRDWHWIGRDGDAHNWNPWIHCAVLEATIALVDDPRRRDHIVRLVEEGLDHFVRVQPDDGGVDEGVQYWWLGAGRLLEALDLLPPREIPVLAQLVRYPHRMHLGGDWYVNVGDGPARPSAEQPWHVLHRWGGRLGDEAVQAHALARGRAAPVPVRAGLGRALTALGWTAAADGGGNWLAAHEWLPHVQVLVAREEAGTTRGLTLAAKAGHNAERHNHLDVGTYWVAVDGRPLVVDVGQPTYTAGSFGPDRYRAWPLRSAWHNVPEPGREQEPGAASRATDVRAELNADTAALHSDLTAAYPDARLRRWERIVRLVRGDRPHVLVTDRWDGAPEHVLLRHVLAGEVELGAGFALVSAPDAGPLMITWENADAELEHRELDDPLLVASWGPRLSRLTLRPAPTAGEATIRMERHGEWQPGMLLP; encoded by the coding sequence TTGGACCGGCTACCCGTCCCCGATGTCACGGACCGCGCCGCCTGGACCGTGATCGACGCGGGCACTCGCGACGGCCTGCTCACCGCCGCCCGGACCGCGCTCGCGCAACCGCTGCCGGCCATGCCTGCGTCGGGCTGGGCACGGGCGTTCCGAGACGGCGTGCGCACCGAGCACGAGGACGCCGCTCGCGCCCTGCGCCACGACGTCGCGCTGCAGGTGGTCGCGGCCGTGCTCACGGGCGATGTCGCGGCGGCCACCGATCCGCCCGGTGCCGCCCGCCACCTGGATCGGGTCGTCGACGGGCTCGTCGCGCTCGCCGAGACCAGCACCTGGTGCTGGGCGCCGCACGACCGCGGTGCCGTCGCGCGAAGCGAGGTGCTTCCCGACCCCGACCGGCCGTTCCTCGACCTCGGCGCCGCCGAGGTGGCCTCGCTCGTGGCCTGGTCCGACCACGTCCTCGGCCCGCACCTGGACGTGCGGGCGCCCGGGCTGCGCAGGCGTCTGCGCCGCGAGGTCGAGAAGCGGGTGCTCGAGCCGTTCGAGCGGGTGCGGGACTGGCACTGGATCGGGCGCGACGGCGACGCCCACAACTGGAACCCGTGGATCCACTGCGCCGTGCTCGAGGCCACGATCGCGCTGGTGGACGACCCGCGGCGGCGCGACCACATCGTCCGGCTCGTCGAGGAAGGCCTCGATCACTTCGTGCGCGTGCAGCCCGACGACGGCGGCGTCGACGAGGGCGTGCAGTACTGGTGGCTCGGGGCAGGTCGACTCCTCGAGGCCCTCGACCTCCTCCCGCCGCGGGAGATCCCGGTGCTGGCGCAGCTCGTCCGCTACCCGCACCGGATGCACCTTGGCGGCGACTGGTACGTCAACGTGGGCGACGGCCCGGCCCGGCCGTCCGCCGAGCAGCCGTGGCACGTGCTGCACCGCTGGGGCGGGCGGCTGGGCGACGAGGCGGTGCAGGCGCACGCGCTCGCCCGCGGGCGGGCCGCGCCGGTTCCGGTACGGGCGGGGCTCGGGCGGGCGCTCACCGCGCTCGGGTGGACGGCTGCAGCGGACGGCGGCGGGAACTGGCTCGCCGCCCACGAGTGGCTGCCGCACGTCCAGGTGCTCGTGGCACGTGAGGAGGCGGGTACGACCCGCGGGCTGACACTGGCCGCCAAGGCGGGGCACAACGCCGAGCGGCACAACCACCTCGACGTCGGGACGTACTGGGTGGCCGTCGACGGCAGGCCGCTGGTGGTCGACGTCGGACAGCCCACCTACACCGCGGGGAGCTTCGGGCCCGACCGGTACCGCGCGTGGCCGCTGCGCAGCGCATGGCACAACGTGCCGGAACCCGGCCGCGAGCAGGAGCCCGGCGCGGCGAGCCGTGCCACGGACGTCCGTGCCGAGCTGAACGCCGACACGGCCGCGCTGCACTCCGACCTGACCGCCGCCTACCCCGATGCGCGGTTGCGCCGGTGGGAACGGATCGTCCGGCTGGTCCGGGGCGACCGCCCGCACGTACTGGTGACCGACCGCTGGGATGGCGCGCCGGAGCACGTGCTGCTGCGGCACGTGCTGGCCGGCGAGGTCGAGCTCGGCGCCGGCTTCGCGCTGGTCAGTGCGCCTGATGCCGGCCCGCTGATGATCACGTGGGAGAACGCCGACGCCGAGCTGGAGCACCGGGAGCTGGACGACCCCCTCCTGGTGGCGTCATGGGGCCCGCGGCTGTCCCGCCTGACGCTGCGGCCCGCGCCGACGGCAGGCGAGGCGACGATCCGGATGGAGAGGCACGGTGAGTGGCAGCCCGGCATGCTGCTCCCGTGA
- a CDS encoding D-arabinono-1,4-lactone oxidase, which translates to MTWINWAGDERCAPAVLVRPGSVEELAAAVRQANASERTVRVAGAGHSFSDLVATDGVLLQLDGLADVLAVDRAAGLVRVGAGIRLHALNTVLDALGLALPNLGDIDRQSLAGAISTATHGTGARLGNLATQVEELELVLADGSVLRCAPGSDDLRAARVSLGALGVITSVTLRVVPAFRLCAEDRARPLDETLGRLDELVAGSDHFEFYVFPHSDRALTRTNTGTDAPAAPRGPLRRFLDEELVPNDLLGAVCRVGRRFPAAIPRLNRQVAAAFSASVRTDVSHRVFTSPRRVRFTEMEWALPRAACVPVLRAALHAAERHVVNFPIEVRFVAADEESFLSPSWGRDTAYVAVHAFEGMPWEPYFREVQAAALDHDGRPHWGKRHLLDAADLAPRYPAWDRFTAVRDRLDPGRRFTNAHVARVLGP; encoded by the coding sequence GTGACGTGGATCAACTGGGCGGGCGATGAGCGCTGCGCCCCCGCCGTCCTGGTCCGGCCGGGGTCGGTGGAGGAGCTCGCTGCCGCGGTGCGGCAGGCCAACGCGAGCGAGCGGACCGTGCGCGTGGCAGGCGCCGGGCACTCCTTCAGCGACCTCGTCGCGACCGACGGCGTGTTGCTGCAGCTCGACGGGCTCGCCGACGTGCTCGCCGTGGACCGGGCGGCCGGTCTGGTCCGGGTGGGTGCCGGCATCCGGTTGCACGCCCTGAACACCGTCCTCGACGCGCTCGGGCTCGCCCTGCCCAACCTTGGCGACATCGACCGGCAGAGCCTGGCGGGCGCGATCTCCACCGCCACCCACGGCACCGGCGCCCGGCTGGGCAACCTCGCCACGCAGGTCGAGGAGCTCGAGCTCGTGCTCGCCGACGGTAGCGTGCTGCGCTGCGCCCCCGGCAGCGACGACCTGCGCGCCGCGCGGGTGAGCCTCGGGGCGCTCGGCGTCATCACGAGCGTCACGCTGCGGGTGGTGCCGGCATTCCGGCTGTGCGCCGAGGACCGTGCGCGCCCACTCGACGAGACGCTCGGCCGGCTCGACGAGCTCGTGGCGGGGAGCGACCACTTCGAGTTCTACGTCTTCCCGCACTCCGACCGGGCTCTCACCCGCACCAACACCGGGACGGACGCCCCGGCGGCGCCGCGGGGCCCGCTGCGCCGCTTCCTCGACGAGGAGCTCGTGCCGAACGACCTGCTCGGTGCGGTCTGCCGGGTCGGCAGGCGGTTCCCGGCGGCGATCCCCCGGCTGAACAGGCAGGTCGCGGCGGCGTTCAGCGCGAGCGTTCGCACCGACGTGAGCCACCGGGTGTTCACCAGCCCGCGCCGGGTGCGGTTCACCGAGATGGAGTGGGCGCTGCCCCGCGCGGCGTGCGTGCCGGTGCTGCGGGCCGCGCTGCATGCCGCGGAGCGGCACGTCGTCAACTTCCCGATCGAGGTGCGCTTCGTGGCGGCCGACGAGGAGTCGTTCCTCAGCCCGTCATGGGGCCGGGACACGGCGTACGTGGCGGTGCACGCGTTCGAGGGCATGCCGTGGGAGCCCTACTTCCGGGAGGTGCAGGCCGCGGCGCTCGACCACGACGGGCGCCCGCACTGGGGCAAGCGCCATCTGCTCGACGCCGCCGATCTCGCGCCCCGCTACCCCGCCTGGGATCGCTTCACGGCCGTGCGGGACCGGCTGGACCCCGGGCGCCGGTTCACCAACGCCCACGTGGCGCGGGTACTGGGTCCATGA
- a CDS encoding LCP family protein codes for MTDDRQRVPGRDRMTPPPRQAPRQQGSRQQPPHQQPPRQQPPRQPQQRQPPPRQQPPPPAARRSDRGHRAVPPSRHAQPPRPVAPSDATRAMPTTQRPPRPRDVDPATSPVPRPAPGSPRPAAPPRGPQRRSAAAARAAVTTALPTSRALDDPEPPTVRHDALPAARTSVTRPPRRRRPEPLPAEVEVEEEADEKPRRSFGKALAAAAASTVAPGSGHLMLHRTRTGAVILGTFLLVIAVLVILVLSSDTAELLETALSSNVLVMATVGSVAAAIAWVAVIVRTYLLARPPGLGAARQAIGVATVVALSLVVAAPLGFGANLANSQRTLLDDLFAGGGGTSAAEAIAKPKLNILLVGSDAGPDRKGARTDTMMVANIDTKTGRTVLFALPRNIQYAQFPPDSPMGEEFPSGFHNPDDPLSGDYLLNAVYSWGLTHPKMAPSDPTSDPGLNLLHQTVAHMLGLQLDYYLEVNMAGFESIIDAFGGVTMDVGPERIPVGGITPSGRHVRPDYYLEPGVQQLSGKQALDFARSRSSSSDYARMGRQRCLLQSILSQKSPTDMLANFQSVATATTNSVSTNIPQAVLPALAALGGNGISLESVSFDPSLPDPSTKDGNFSTADPNFRYMRRVVQDAINRPPPPPAPPTNAAAAAPTTRAGDADDDEESTGTEEREPKQNSAAPTSLAESC; via the coding sequence ATGACCGACGACAGACAGCGCGTGCCCGGCCGCGACCGGATGACGCCTCCACCGCGGCAGGCGCCTCGCCAGCAGGGCTCGCGGCAGCAGCCGCCGCACCAGCAGCCACCCCGCCAGCAACCGCCGCGTCAGCCGCAGCAGCGCCAGCCACCGCCGCGCCAGCAGCCGCCACCGCCCGCGGCCCGCCGGTCCGACCGCGGGCACCGGGCCGTGCCGCCCTCGCGCCACGCGCAGCCGCCGCGGCCCGTGGCCCCGTCCGACGCCACCCGCGCGATGCCGACGACGCAGCGCCCGCCGCGGCCGCGCGACGTGGATCCCGCCACCAGCCCCGTTCCCCGGCCCGCGCCGGGCAGCCCGCGCCCCGCCGCCCCGCCGCGCGGGCCGCAGCGCAGGTCGGCCGCCGCGGCGCGGGCCGCTGTCACCACGGCGCTGCCCACATCGCGTGCGCTCGACGACCCCGAGCCCCCCACCGTCCGCCACGACGCGCTTCCCGCGGCGCGCACGTCCGTGACGCGCCCCCCGAGGCGGCGGCGCCCGGAGCCGCTGCCCGCCGAGGTCGAGGTCGAGGAGGAGGCCGACGAGAAGCCGCGGCGTTCCTTCGGCAAGGCACTCGCCGCCGCGGCCGCGTCCACCGTGGCCCCCGGCTCGGGCCACCTCATGCTGCACCGCACGCGCACCGGCGCCGTGATCCTCGGCACATTCCTGTTGGTCATCGCCGTGCTGGTGATCCTGGTGCTCAGCTCCGACACCGCGGAGCTGCTCGAGACGGCACTGTCGTCCAACGTGCTCGTCATGGCCACCGTCGGCAGTGTGGCGGCGGCGATCGCCTGGGTGGCGGTGATCGTCCGCACCTACCTGCTCGCCCGGCCTCCGGGGCTCGGGGCCGCCCGGCAGGCGATCGGCGTGGCCACCGTCGTCGCGTTGAGCCTCGTGGTGGCCGCGCCGCTCGGGTTCGGCGCCAACCTGGCCAACTCCCAGCGCACGCTGCTCGACGACCTCTTCGCGGGGGGCGGCGGTACCTCGGCGGCCGAGGCCATCGCGAAGCCGAAGCTGAACATCCTGCTCGTGGGCAGTGACGCCGGACCGGACCGCAAGGGCGCGCGCACCGACACGATGATGGTGGCCAACATCGACACGAAGACCGGCCGCACCGTCCTCTTCGCGCTGCCCCGCAACATCCAGTACGCCCAGTTCCCGCCGGACTCCCCGATGGGCGAGGAGTTCCCATCGGGCTTCCACAACCCGGACGACCCGCTGTCGGGCGACTACCTGCTCAACGCCGTCTACTCGTGGGGGCTCACGCACCCGAAGATGGCCCCTTCCGACCCGACGTCCGACCCGGGCCTGAACCTGCTCCACCAGACCGTCGCCCACATGCTCGGCCTGCAGCTCGACTACTACCTCGAGGTCAACATGGCCGGGTTCGAGTCGATCATCGACGCGTTCGGCGGCGTGACCATGGACGTCGGCCCGGAGCGGATCCCGGTCGGCGGCATCACACCGAGCGGCAGGCACGTGCGCCCCGACTACTACCTCGAGCCCGGCGTCCAGCAGCTCTCCGGAAAGCAGGCGCTGGACTTCGCCCGCTCCCGCTCCAGCTCGAGCGACTACGCCCGCATGGGCCGCCAGCGCTGCCTCCTGCAGTCCATCCTCTCGCAGAAGAGCCCCACCGACATGCTCGCCAACTTCCAGAGCGTCGCCACGGCCACCACCAACAGCGTGTCCACGAACATCCCGCAGGCCGTCCTGCCCGCGCTCGCGGCGCTCGGCGGGAACGGGATCTCGCTGGAGAGCGTGTCGTTCGACCCGAGCCTTCCCGACCCGTCCACGAAGGACGGCAACTTCAGCACAGCGGACCCGAACTTCCGCTACATGCGGCGGGTGGTCCAGGACGCCATCAACCGACCCCCTCCCCCACCGGCACCCCCCACGAACGCGGCGGCCGCCGCCCCCACCACCCGCGCGGGTGACGCCGATGACGACGAGGAGTCGACGGGCACCGAGGAGAGGGAGCCGAAGCAGAACTCGGCCGCTCCCACCTCGCTGGCAGAGTCCTGCTGA